A genome region from Natronosalvus rutilus includes the following:
- a CDS encoding zinc ribbon domain-containing protein, with protein MKGQLSVVDQRGGKLAVDFSTEIYRDSGETQQILAETPDRVVSLGIEDATVSRKKQGVAPLVLTPEADHISVTNNGNANGVTVVDANGTSDIADGHMATLRSDATLEIGFRTTLRLEVERTAGPEVTVEGDVSGNVVLGDHVDRSTTVGDDNVLNRTDVGGDGAAEVGDDNVFSRSSIDTAETTSFCNEHNRPYDEVCPSCTQEAPATQTNVESQRHQTNTRERTSGTRAESGETKYCMHCGESIPDVAAVCPECGESQQL; from the coding sequence GATCAACGGGGTGGGAAGCTAGCGGTGGACTTCTCGACGGAGATCTATCGTGACTCCGGTGAGACACAACAGATTTTGGCTGAAACGCCAGATCGCGTTGTCTCCCTCGGTATCGAAGATGCCACGGTATCGCGGAAAAAGCAGGGTGTTGCACCACTCGTACTCACTCCTGAAGCAGACCACATCAGTGTCACAAACAACGGGAATGCAAACGGTGTCACCGTCGTCGACGCTAACGGCACCTCTGACATCGCAGACGGTCACATGGCCACTCTCCGATCGGACGCCACCCTCGAGATCGGCTTCCGAACGACACTTCGGCTCGAGGTTGAACGAACCGCAGGTCCGGAGGTTACGGTCGAAGGGGATGTCTCTGGAAACGTTGTGCTAGGAGACCACGTCGATCGATCGACAACCGTCGGCGACGACAACGTGCTCAACCGGACCGATGTTGGCGGTGATGGCGCAGCCGAAGTGGGCGATGACAACGTCTTCAGTCGATCCTCGATTGACACTGCGGAGACCACGAGCTTTTGTAACGAACATAACCGGCCATACGATGAGGTCTGTCCGAGCTGTACCCAGGAGGCGCCTGCCACCCAAACCAACGTAGAAAGTCAGCGCCACCAGACCAACACGCGAGAGAGGACTTCTGGAACACGGGCAGAGTCAGGTGAGACAAAATACTGTATGCACTGTGGAGAGTCAATCCCGGACGTTGCTGCCGTCTGCCCAGAGTGCGGTGAATCACAACAGCTCTAA